The Girardinichthys multiradiatus isolate DD_20200921_A chromosome 9, DD_fGirMul_XY1, whole genome shotgun sequence genome segment CGTAGAAACAGTATGGTGGAAAATGTGATCAGTTGTAAAACCTCAGTATATCTTGATACAAACGCCAGGACGCAGCGGttcataaaaaaatctgaatattggTTTAATCAGTTGTGTTTCTGCTCACGTTTGAGCCTGCTTCATCAACTCATGGTGGCACATTGGGACCACCTCACAGCACACTGATCATTTCAAGCTTATGCTGACTCAATCAGCAAATGGTTTCCTCATTTCAAAGCACTTACCTCTGTGTGACCTCAATAATGACAGTTTGAGCTCAAGCTCACTGGCAGGACTGACACAACTTTCTGTTTTGGAACAAGGAGCTTATTGACAAAATTCACAACAGGTGTTTGATCCATGAACCGACCCATAACATCCTGGTTCAATCAGAATTGGTATTTAAACAgtcctcctcatcatgctgttcacattcTGGACATCATGAGACCAAGACGACACCTAGCAATTAATCAGCAGTACCTCGCCGTTTAAGAAGGGTGGGATGCCACGCCACAACAGACAATAAGTGGAACAGCACAAGACTCAGATGCCACTTTTTGTTAGACAAAGCAGTCATTACAGACTTTCAGGTGTAACAAATATGGTACAGTGTGATTGTTAACTGATCAATGTTTAGTATATGAGCCATAGTTCACATGAATtcttaaaaatccaaaacacagCAGCACAGAGATGAGTGAAAGCTGTTTTGTATAGAGATCAGATGTTCTACCCTTTTACTACAGTTAAACGTCTTCAGAGACCACATCTCCTCCCCTCCACACACCTTTCTATTTGGACTTGCAAGGGAGCACCAAACATGGGACAATATAGAGCAAAAACGTTTTTATTCTCTTGACTGTCCTGGTTGCTTACAACGTTACTGGGATGAAACGGAGATCCCACTggagaaattaaatgtaaacaaattaaacaatcaATGGGATCTATGGGGCTCCTCATTACCGAGTTAGAACCTGGTGACTTAAAGCAGCGGGAAATGCCAATACTTACCCCTGGTCTTAAGATTTTGACTGTATCAAAGCAAATTAGAGTTTATCAAACTTGCTCTGGTTATCAAGAAgtataaaatagttttaatgATTCATGTGGTTCCTGAATTGAAATCAGAAAGTTCTTAAAAAGAACCTCAGAAGTCTTACATTGAAGTCACAGACACTGGCAGGAACCCTGGTTTAGGAACGTTTAGGAAAACTGAGCTCCAAATACAGACGGATAAAGATGGCCTCCATCCAGGTCCTTTGAGATATTTACCAAACGTTCTTCCTGCAGTTTGAAGGTTAGGAGATGAGTTTATGGCTGAAATGTAACATCTctgtcctgcaggaaggtgaacaGTTTGTGAAGAAAATTGGAGGAGTTTTTGCCTTCAAAGTAAAAGATGGCCCAAATGGACAGGAGGCAACTTGGATTGTGGACGTGAAGAACGGCAAAGGTTGCGTTCACAACGACACAGGTGAGAAAACTCAGAGGCTGCCTGTTACAGCTGGGGATTCAGTGTAAAGTTGAAGGTCTGCACTGACTCTGTTATCTGCTTCGTGTCAGTATATTACCCTTAACTCAGCAAATATTTCTGATCTTTAACTCCTTTATCTCCACTCTGCAGACAAGAAGGCAGATTGCACCATCTCCATGTCAgatacagacctgttggctttGCTGACTGGGAAGATGAACCCACAGACGGTGAGTTTCCATGCCATGTTATTTCCTACCAGACATCTCATCGCAGTAGAAGCTTTTTCTTCTGAAGGGATGGAAATGATAAAACATGTGGAGAAAAGACAGCAGCCACTTGAAAACTGAAAGCATTCCAGTTCATTAAGTCACATCATTGTTGTGGGGTGTATTCGGCTGCTTCTGGGACTGATGAAAGCAGCAGCAGGATAAACTCAGAATTAATGTGCACACTTTAAAGTCTCTTTGGGcaggaaaaaaaagctgtttttccaATCTCACTATCCATACGTTCGTCCTGCGACGAGAGGATGACCTCCAGGACACAGTCTGTGTAAACAGAACTTTTATCCGTGCCACACAGTCAGTGCTGTTCACTGAGGAGGAAACCTGTTGGAGCAGAAAGAGGGAACCGTCAATTGCAGACTTATTTGAAACGATATTTTTCATGGGAATAATCCAGGCTTAGTGATGACTCACATTcccaaactaaactaaaaagaaaagtttgaaaCCAAACAGAGTGAAGACAGAAGATAAAATCTGGCCTGACAATTTAAAGTCACCTCAGGGTCCAGCTACAGATGGGCATACCCAGTACTGTTAGCAAAATAGTTGTGTGCTTTTAAGGATATTTTAGTCATTGGTCaaaggccactttattaggtacacccaTTCATTTGTTAACACAAATGGCTAATCAGTCACATGGTGGCAACTCGCTGCGTTTTGCCATCTAGACATGGTGTAGACAACTTGCTGAAGTTTTACtagagcatcagaatggggaacaAAGTGGACGGAATGTAATTGAAGTTACatagttgttggtgccagacgggctccTCTGAGTAttgcagaaactgctgatctactgggattttcaaacATAAGCATCAGCAATTTGGTTGTCGAGGACACTGTTTTTTCCTGACAAATACTTGATAAACACTTCATTACCAGAACtatgattaaaaatgtattctcatcaactaatgaaaacaaaaaaagccgaAAATGAAAACTAACCAGATTTAGTTTTATTCATGTGGAAAGACGAGTTCAAACAGTAGCCAGTGAGACCTGATCTTGTTGAATGGTAGGAAGGGAATGAACTGAAGTATTTAACAGCACCATGGTACTTGCAGAAAAGTAATAACATATCATACAGTTTagctcaaaattattcatacccctggcagatttaaatTGAAAAAGATTTTTGTGTCTGATAGGAAAAAAGACACCATCTATCACagtataataaaacaatgtaaaagacagtattttgtttttaatttttattaatggATTGCATGTTGGAAATGTAAACTCTCCTCAATGAGAGAATCGTACAGGCATTAGAGCAACCAAACACTTCTTTTAGTTGctgagcagtttttttttcttgtttcttctgGTATTTTGATCATTTGTAGATTGGAATGCCTCTTTGTCATCACCCTTATctctacagattctctatcagttTCAAGCCAGGCCTCCTGCTAGGTCACGTTAACCGGTTAATATAACTTccaatcagaagaaacatgttggtaaaattcaGCAGGGTTATGAATCATTTTAGTTAAGTTCTGGTCCAACAAGCTTAatataagtttggtttttaaatTTCACAGATACCACTTCTGGCACTGCTTTAAGAAAGtatgttgtgtgtattttgaatatttcatgttctttttaGGATTTCTGGTTTTTGaaacttgaaaaagaaaaattaaaattataaaagaaaaaacaaaatctgtgttTCTATGTGTTTTGGGAAATATAACCCCCTATATGTACAATAATTTTAGATATCTATAACCAGCATGACTATGACTGACTAAGTAGTTACTAAAACAAAACCAGATTTTAGCCAAAATGCTCCGACTAAAACTCTTTAGGCCCCTGAGCTCCGGGTATGCATCATACTGACCATGTCTTCATTTTATTACCAGTGGACCTATCTTCTGATGGCTTCTTCCAGCAGGGTAATACACCAGGCCACAAAGCTCCAATcaaatcaaactggtttctGGAGCATTCActgtcaccagatctcagtccagctgaacacctttgggatgtgctggaacaggagattcacatCCTGGATGTGGAGTTGACATATTTGCAGCAACTGGGTGATGCTGTAttgtcaatatggaccagaaTTTCTGAAGagatatttctgacactttgtTGATTGTATGTGGTGAAGAATTTAGGGATTTCAGAAGGTAAAAGTGACCCTTTACTAGAAACGTGTACATTTTTATAGTGTGGCCAGTGAGGGTAGTTTTAGACTTTTAAAATTGAGTTGATTCCTTGAACTGTGCACTCGCCGGTTCTGCTACAGGTTAGGGAACTGTTAGCGATAATAAATATACATaacctcaataaaaaaaaaggactaTTGTTTCATTAGAACTAGCCTTTATAAAGCTCTTTTGATGTGATATAATGATTATTAAAGACCTTTGAAGGTAGCCATGACTGACCGAAGAAGAATAATTTTAGGCAGCACTGTATTTTTAAAGCAACCATTCATGTCTAATCCAATCAGAAGGATAGAGGGATATCAGATGTCCTGTCCTTGTTAGACTACCCCCTGCTTCTGGGACTAACCATCCACTCCACTCCACTCCACTCCACTCCACTTGTAGGACAGCTGGTGGCTGTCTCCAGTGCTCACTGGGCGAGAGCCAATCCTGCACAGGTCACCAGTACACTGCATCTGGACACAGGATAAACAACATTGCACACACACAGTAATACCTAGAGGCAGTTTAGAGTAACCCCTTAGTCTAGCGGTTATGTTTTTTGACTGGGAGGATGCAAGAGTACCCTGAGAGAATCCATGCAAGCATCTATGCAGAAGGAACCCAGgcctggaatcaaacccaggagaTTCTTGCTGCTAACCAGTATGCTGCCATGCAGCCCTGACATCAGCCTATATGGACTTAAAGTACAAATGAactttttgagatttattttcattatcttTCATTGACTTCACatttaattgctttaaatcaagtcaCTCTTCATTGTAACAAAGATTCTAAGCACATTAGCACCATAACAACTAAAGCACTGAAGTTggtggaaaaacaaacatttctgagTTTGATCACAGCTCTATGTTTACGACAATAGTTGGAGTTCCTGCCCTTCTCCAGTGTGGAAGTTTATTTAGACTCTTGACcatctttgttttgttgctttGACACATTTTCCTGGAGCTGCAGGATTTGTGTACAAGGAACCTGTTGCTGTGGTTGGGAATCAGTACATAAGAAAAAGTGCATCATCCATCATTTACAGCAAGAACAGTCCTTACCTAATGTAATGTGCTGGCTTCGGGTTTAGCGATACAACCAAACTAAAGTGACCAGTAGGTTTAAGCAGGAAGCCACAGACAGGCAAGAATATCAGGATGGGGTCCGGTTTCAAAAGCAAATGAAATGTCTAACATTTGCAAAACTATTTTTTCCAAATACAGTTTATTGATGCAATACCAGTAAATCTTCTCATTttcactatttatttatttatattgtggctgcattcatcttttcagctgcaacaatgtgtaattctaatttattgtggGTAATAGCAGTAATCATACCAGGAGTCCCCAGATAGCCTCTGCTTTTACTGAGGCTTGCAGCAAGCAAATTTGAACATGTAGTTATTTCTCAATGCAAAGGCACAACagatcattttacatttttatggttatgacaaactttattattCTTCAGAAAATAGAGTCTACATCTGATCTGTATTCAGtcagtattttaattttttccagaTAACATTAGTCTTACCAACATTTCTGCAATATCAGTCTGCCTGCCGTGCAGTTTCCTACCATGTTTTAAGCTTTTGTTGCCATTGCCCCACTTTCTCCCAGGCTGCGTTAATCTCTCACGGTAACTCTTAAAACTGCCAGTGTGTAGTTCACTCTAACACCGATTCCAAGCTGCTCtgatacagatttttttttttttttacacatcccACCTCCTTTTCCCTTTATCCCTTCTGATTCCCAGGCATTTTTCCAGGGCAAGCTGAAGATCACAGGGAACATGGGCTTGGCCATGAAGCTCCAAAGCCTCCAGCTGCAGCCGGGCAAAGCCAAGCTGTAGAGGAGAAGCTTGATCAAGCCCTCACTAAAATGCTTGGCTGTGGAGAATTTAAGGTTCAGTAACAGAGAAATGTTGAAGATCTGAAAGAGACGTGGATGGACTGAACCACTTTTTCTCTTGGGTGATCTCACTGGCCGAGCGGGGGATTAGTCTGAGCCCCGCCTGTCTAACTGGGGAATACGATAGATGGACAGATAATTAATTTCCTAATTGAGTTCCAGTATGCACATCTTTTCAGTGTCAGTCTGCTAGAGTTCTGACAGTTGCTCCCTACTTTGATACTAATTGCATTTCTGTCCAGATTTCATAGCCTTTGCCAATAATGAAAGCTAACTTTGAGTGCACTATAACTGGAACTGTTTTGGGAAGAACTGATAATATGTTGCACAACCATGACTGCAGCTGTGTAAGTGCCTCCCTCAGAATTTAAAATCAAGGTTGGTAGTTAGTTACCAACACAGAGCAGTTTTTCACTGTCTACCTAACATTTTATCTGCTTGGGTTGCAATTTTTTGTGGTACTATCTGCACAGTATAGATCTCTGTAAGATTTCTTAGAAATAAACTTGTCCTTGCTGAAAACTTTGactttggtctttttttttttttcatctgctgCACTTCATTTGCACCCTTTCCTGCTGGTGACCTCATGTTTTTCACACACATAACAGCTCCCATGAGATGGCATAGAGAACaaggttttattttcacttgCATTTTTTCCAACACTACAGCGACCTGATTCTGCACACTGTCATGCCGTACATGGAGGAGCATGGCTCAGAGACAAATCTTTTAACTAGCTCTGACCCAGATTCCTCTGCAGCTTCGGCTTGGCTCCAAGATTTTTCTGGCTCTTACTCTGATGTCACACTGGGCTTGTTTTGGTCAGTAATGACTGATTTTAAATAATCAATgcaatgccttttttttttattcctcagTAGAACCAAGCACGGTATTAAAGTTCATGTTGCGCATTTCCTTATCCCTTCTTTATAAAAACGGATCGCTTCAGAAAGAGTGAAGTTCTTGGCTAATAAACGTTTCTAGCTTGCTTTCAGTGATTCTGGAAACATTAATACAGAATAGCTTCAGTTATGTACCTATGATCTTTTTTATGACTAAAGCAGATCAAGTAAAGTTAAAACCAAATATTTGCATGTAAAGTTGTGACTTGTTAATATTGTGAACGTGTTTCATCATGTTTGAAATATACCTAAATATAAACATGCAGTGTATAAAAAGTgccgttttttttcttccttactgtttgcatcaaatcagaataaatgCTCTGTTTTAGAACGATTACTAAACTTATTCATACTTGCTAAAAGCCAAAAAAATGAGCGAGagatttttctttcttcctagGCTGAAGTTTGCATACACAAAGTTACTGTGTCTAAATTCGGAAAGCACAGATGATCTCATGGCTTTGTCAGCTTCTGATGGGTTAATTCacatttcaacctgaaaagacacagatgagagaaacacaggaatggcaattagagaagtttattaactgatgtttgttttcttttggggctcggaccccggtggaagacgtggatgctgataatgacatgagcttgaataaacatcttggGGTTAGAACTAGAGAAATCGTCTAAACTCCATTATTTAAATCTAGTGGAGGCACACCTGGGGATGTATTTCAGGGCAACACCTTAAGCGTGCTGCTTTCTTGTGTGACGTCatagaaaactaaaaatcaggaacagaattgtggacctccacaagtccaATTCATGCTGGTTGAAGCTGGTAGGAGAGTGTTATCCACAGCTAAAGGAGTCCTGCGACATGAGGTGAAAGATCACTCAGAGAGggagaagccattactccaatagcaataaaaagtaaatgcaCTCTGGGACAAAAGCCTTATTTGTTAAAGGCATAGTCTGTGTTCTGGTGAAACTACAATTGATGTCTGAGACCATaatgaccattgttacatttggagggaaaatgaataagcttgcaagcctgagaacaccatccccactgtataAGCGTGGCAGCATCGttaggaaagaacattatgtggatattatgtggaaatatcTCGGTCAATGCCAAAGCATATTGCCATATTAGTTAGGTGGCTTAAGGCAAACAACGTCATTGTTTTAGGGTGGCCATCACATATCCCTCATTCTCAGTGCAACACAATATTTGTTGGcaaagctgaaaaggtgtgtgcaaGCAAGGAATCAAAGTAGCCTTacccagttacaccagttccaTCTCGAGGAACTGGCCATTGTTGCAACAAATTATTGTGAATAGCTAGTGGAAGAAAAGCCAAAATGTTTAAGACAAGAAACAGAGTCCATAAAGAAAACATAGTCCAAACAAAACAGTTTGGGTGACCCAGAGGAGCACAGGTCTCAGGAAGGCTGCTGGAACCTACAAAGATGCTCAGTAGGTCGACATGAGGACTACAGAGACCAGCAACAAAGCTTCTCAGTAGGCCGGCCCAGAGCAGTGTTAAATAAGAGCTAGAATCTTTGGggaatgtttctgacaccttAGTGAATCGATACTGTGAGAATTAAGACTGTTCTCTGTGACAGAAGGTAAAAAGAGGTCTAACCCAGTGCTAGTGAGTTGTACCTAATAGATTGGCTGGTACGTGTATACTCATATTTGGTCAAATTTTGCTTAGCATGTTACACCTTGGTCACAGCAATTTTAAAATAGGTGAAGTTCATtgaaattggttggtttcctggcacaaACCAGACATTTATGCTGTTTAGCTCTTCCACATTTTAGAACAGGCTTCTTTCTCGCTCACAAACTGTTCAAAGGCAGTTGAAAATAACAACTGATCTCTTCATTTCCTgttaaaatagcaaataatTGTCAACACAAGTATGACGCTTGTTCTTGAACGAAACTGTATAGTCAGGCCAGGAATAGCCACCTTAAAGATATGCCCCTATATCTCCTTCTTGCCCATTAACTTTAAACACTTGCTGTGACCTAGGTCAAAGGCAACTTCTGATATTTGTGCCACAACATAACATTTGGCACTAGTAGAAGAGCAGAACCATGTGAGGGACATGTGACCCAGATAAGATGTAAAACTCTTTCACTGCTTTAGTAAACACAAACGTTTTTGTAGGAAAACCTGATGCAACACTTTGAAACACTAATGTATCTAGACTTTCTGGCATCAAGTACAGTATGTGGCAATGTGTACTTCATTTCTACATCTGACATTGATTATGCACCATAtatagataaaaaataattaagatCAAAAGGTTACTTTATTGCTGtagttcaatttaaaaaaatgaaagtaattttaaaacaggaataaTATGGTctacacagttaaaaaaaaaaccctgttgACTTGACAATTGTCCAACAGGCAGTCTGACAATGTCCACAAGAGGGTAAGCCAAAAAAATGTTATTGCTAAAAGGCTGGCTGTTCTCAGATTGCTATATCCAAGCATTTTGATTGAAGgttgagagaaagaaaaagttcGGGTAGACAAATGTCCACAAGCAACAACAATCCGGGTGGGATTAAGAGGATTGTACAGCAAACCTGTTTAAAGATTTTCAGGGTAATTTACAAAGTGTGGTCTGTGGCTGGAGTGagagcttcaagagccaccacacacagatgtatgCAGGACATGGGGCTACAAGTACAGCATTCCTTGTGTTGATCTGCACAAGAACAAGAGAGATGTCTTACAGTACCTGGGCTAAGCTGACAAAGGAAAACTACCAAATACCTGCTTTACCTGCGACAAGGGGAGTCATTTTACAATTTGAAAATTGTAGGtgtgattccagcttcctcttgcctCATGGCGATGCTCCCCTGGGCAAGTTTACTGAACCtaaagttgcctaccaatctgtgcGTGTTTGTTAGTGCGAttaggtgaatgtggctctttgAGTGGCCGGTATGATTGGAaaggcactatataagttcagtccatttaccatttgatTACCAG includes the following:
- the scp2b gene encoding sterol carrier protein 2b; this translates as MPEVKIPRIQAIQTSTGSGLEGFKAHAVFQEINNKLQEEGEQFVKKIGGVFAFKVKDGPNGQEATWIVDVKNGKGCVHNDTDKKADCTISMSDTDLLALLTGKMNPQTAFFQGKLKITGNMGLAMKLQSLQLQPGKAKL